A section of the Paenibacillus aurantius genome encodes:
- the ispF gene encoding 2-C-methyl-D-erythritol 2,4-cyclodiphosphate synthase: protein MIRVGQGFDVHQLVEGRKCIIGGVDIPYEKGLLGHSDADVLLHAITDAILGALGKGDIGKHFPDTDPAFKDADSLKLLEQVWELAKQMGYRLGNVDATIIAQKPKMAPHIPGMITIIAEALGAEEAQVNVKATTTEQLGFAGRGEGIAAQAVVCLLQNVL, encoded by the coding sequence ATGATTCGAGTGGGACAAGGGTTCGATGTGCATCAGCTGGTGGAAGGTCGCAAGTGTATCATCGGGGGAGTGGACATTCCTTATGAGAAAGGCCTTCTCGGCCATTCGGACGCGGATGTGCTGCTTCATGCGATAACCGATGCCATTCTGGGGGCGCTCGGCAAAGGGGACATCGGGAAGCATTTCCCGGATACCGATCCCGCCTTTAAGGATGCGGACAGCCTGAAGCTCCTTGAGCAGGTATGGGAGCTGGCTAAGCAGATGGGCTACCGCCTGGGCAACGTGGATGCGACCATTATTGCCCAGAAGCCCAAAATGGCCCCGCACATCCCCGGCATGATCACCATTATCGCCGAAGCGCTCGGGGCCGAAGAGGCCCAAGTGAACGTCAAGGCGACGACGACGGAGCAGCTCGGCTTTGCCGGAAGAGGCGAAGGAATCGCGGCTCAAGCGGTTGTTTGTCTTCTTCAGAATGTGCTATGA
- a CDS encoding DUF1573 domain-containing protein — MNSLSLNQFQEQVSELLLRHRSVLDVLSKFQQSNAAVQRSVTKAITECGCVQVHAGKQQYSKEMTIEDAKKLLDTHMNGHLCENCLEIVSAEMGKNLFYMASLCNLLDIDMENVVDNESKKCSTLGYFNLS; from the coding sequence ATGAACTCGCTCAGTTTGAATCAATTCCAGGAACAAGTTTCCGAACTGCTGCTCCGTCACCGAAGCGTACTGGATGTCCTTTCCAAATTCCAGCAGTCCAATGCCGCTGTTCAGCGTTCCGTCACCAAGGCCATTACCGAATGCGGCTGTGTTCAGGTTCATGCCGGCAAGCAGCAGTATTCCAAGGAAATGACCATCGAAGATGCCAAGAAGCTTCTCGACACCCACATGAACGGACATCTGTGCGAGAACTGCCTGGAGATTGTTTCCGCTGAGATGGGCAAGAATTTGTTCTATATGGCCTCCCTGTGCAACCTGCTGGATATCGATATGGAAAACGTTGTCGACAACGAATCGAAGAAATGCTCCACCCTCGGCTACTTCAACTTATCCTGA
- the disA gene encoding DNA integrity scanning diadenylate cyclase DisA → MAKEEDTNREIMSRLLQLVAPGTSFRDGLENVLRAKTGALIVVGYSPEVMEIVDGGFSINCDFSPNFLYELAKMDGAIILSEDIKRILYANTQLIPDSSISSIETGIRHRTAERVAKQTGKLVVSISQRRNIITLYQGNLRYSLKDIGVILTKANQAIQTLEKYKSVLDQALINLGALEFEELVTLHDVTNVLQRFEMVLRVKAEIKKYINELGNEGRLVSMQLEELVVNTEHETILVIKDYCRDLTDDKVKEIKAGMSRMSSDELLDHLHMIRLLGYTASSNVLEEGVSPRGFRVLNKIPRLPSIIIANLVEKFERLPHIMMATIDELDEVDGIGEVRARTIKEGLKRIQEQLFVDRHI, encoded by the coding sequence ATGGCTAAGGAAGAAGACACGAATAGGGAAATCATGAGCCGACTGCTGCAGCTGGTTGCTCCAGGAACCTCCTTTCGCGACGGGCTGGAGAACGTACTGAGAGCCAAAACCGGGGCCTTGATTGTGGTCGGATACAGCCCCGAAGTGATGGAAATTGTGGACGGCGGGTTCTCCATCAACTGTGATTTCTCCCCGAACTTTCTGTATGAACTCGCCAAGATGGACGGGGCTATTATTTTAAGCGAGGATATTAAGCGGATTTTGTATGCGAACACGCAGCTCATCCCGGACTCCTCCATCTCCTCGATCGAAACGGGGATCCGCCACCGTACAGCGGAGAGGGTAGCCAAGCAGACGGGCAAGCTCGTGGTGTCCATTTCCCAAAGAAGGAACATCATTACCTTGTACCAGGGGAACCTGCGTTACTCTCTTAAAGACATAGGCGTGATCCTGACCAAGGCCAATCAGGCGATTCAAACGCTGGAGAAGTACAAATCGGTACTGGATCAGGCCCTGATCAACCTGGGGGCTCTGGAGTTCGAGGAGCTGGTTACCCTCCATGACGTGACCAACGTTCTCCAAAGGTTCGAGATGGTGCTCCGCGTCAAAGCGGAAATCAAGAAGTACATCAACGAGCTGGGCAACGAAGGCCGGTTGGTCAGCATGCAGCTGGAGGAACTCGTGGTGAACACCGAACACGAGACCATTCTGGTGATCAAGGATTACTGCCGCGACCTGACGGACGACAAAGTGAAGGAGATCAAGGCCGGCATGTCCCGGATGAGCTCCGACGAGCTGCTCGACCATCTCCATATGATCCGTCTTCTCGGTTATACCGCTTCGAGCAATGTGCTGGAGGAAGGCGTGTCCCCCCGCGGCTTCCGTGTGCTGAACAAAATCCCCCGGCTGCCTTCCATTATTATCGCCAACCTCGTGGAAAAGTTCGAACGGCTGCCTCATATCATGATGGCGACGATCGACGAATTGGATGAGGTTGACGGGATCGGCGAGGTGCGCGCACGCACGATTAAAGAGGGATTGAAGCGCATTCAAGAACAACTCTTTGTTGACAGACATATCTAA
- the radA gene encoding DNA repair protein RadA, with the protein MAKAKTKFSCQECGYESAKWLGKCPACESWNSFVEEMETVVKTQGMNAPHMKTQEKAISIINIESAQDPRILTKNSELNRVLGGGLVPGSLILVGGDPGIGKSTLLLQTSHALTENGLKVLYISGEESARQTKLRADRLGAMSPNLFVLCETNLDHIIEAIDQLNPDFIVMDSIQTVYHPAVASAPGSVSQVRECTSHFMRIAKIKGIATVLVGHVTKEGAIAGPRLLEHMVDCVLYFEGERHHSYRLLRAVKNRFGSTNEIGIFEMLESGLVEVSNPSELFLSERPMGVAGSTVVASMEGTRPVLVELQALISATNFPTPRRMSTGVDHNRLSLIIAVLEKRIGLFLQNQDAYLNVAGGVKLDEPAVDLAAAVSIASSFRDHPTQPYDVIFGEIGLTGEVRGVSRIDQRVKEAQKLGFKRVIMPEKSLKGWTPPKGIQIIGVNTVSEALSAALQ; encoded by the coding sequence ATGGCAAAAGCAAAAACCAAGTTCAGCTGCCAGGAATGCGGATACGAATCCGCGAAGTGGCTCGGCAAGTGCCCGGCCTGCGAATCCTGGAATTCGTTCGTGGAAGAAATGGAAACCGTTGTCAAAACACAAGGCATGAACGCGCCCCACATGAAAACGCAAGAAAAGGCGATATCCATCATAAATATAGAAAGCGCTCAGGATCCGCGGATTCTGACCAAAAACAGCGAATTGAACCGGGTGCTGGGCGGAGGCTTGGTACCGGGCTCGTTGATTCTGGTCGGGGGGGACCCGGGCATCGGCAAATCGACTCTTCTGCTTCAAACCTCTCACGCCCTCACCGAAAACGGTTTGAAGGTTCTCTATATATCGGGGGAAGAATCGGCCCGCCAGACGAAGCTTAGGGCGGACCGGCTGGGGGCGATGTCGCCCAACCTGTTCGTACTCTGCGAAACCAACCTGGATCACATCATCGAGGCCATCGATCAGCTTAATCCGGATTTTATCGTAATGGATTCGATACAGACGGTCTATCATCCGGCCGTCGCTTCGGCGCCGGGCAGCGTATCCCAGGTGCGGGAATGCACTTCGCACTTTATGAGAATAGCTAAGATCAAAGGAATCGCCACCGTGCTGGTCGGCCACGTGACGAAGGAAGGGGCCATCGCCGGCCCGAGGCTGCTGGAGCATATGGTGGACTGCGTGCTGTATTTCGAAGGGGAGCGGCATCATTCTTACCGTCTCCTACGGGCAGTAAAGAATCGCTTCGGCTCGACGAACGAGATCGGTATTTTTGAAATGCTGGAATCCGGGCTGGTTGAAGTCAGCAATCCGTCGGAGCTGTTCCTGTCGGAGCGTCCCATGGGCGTGGCCGGTTCTACAGTGGTAGCCAGCATGGAAGGAACGCGTCCGGTGCTGGTGGAGCTCCAGGCGCTCATTTCGGCCACCAATTTTCCAACACCTCGGCGTATGTCCACAGGGGTGGACCATAACCGGCTTTCTCTGATTATAGCCGTGCTGGAGAAGCGAATCGGATTGTTCCTGCAGAACCAGGACGCCTATCTGAACGTCGCCGGCGGGGTTAAGCTGGATGAGCCGGCGGTCGACTTGGCGGCCGCGGTCAGCATCGCCTCCAGCTTCCGCGATCATCCTACCCAGCCGTATGATGTGATCTTTGGAGAAATCGGGCTGACGGGCGAGGTCCGCGGCGTATCCCGGATCGACCAGCGGGTCAAGGAGGCCCAGAAGCTCGGCTTCAAGCGGGTCATCATGCCGGAGAAAAGCTTGAAGGGCTGGACTCCACCAAAGGGAATTCAAATTATCGGCGTCAATACCGTATCGGAAGCGTTGTCCGCAGCGCTGCAATAA
- the pssA gene encoding CDP-diacylglycerol--serine O-phosphatidyltransferase produces MIRKSVPNIFTVLNLFMGIIAIILVFSDTPVFTKLDNANLASIMVIVAMLMDGIDGRVARALNVQSEFGKELDSLSDVVSFGVAPAFIMYNVAFMELNPATAWITTAIFPICGALRLARFNVIEGIPGYFIGLPIPAAGGILCTLALFHQEINAYVLVISSLLLSYLMISRVKYPSFKKVALPKYAYAIALAIVVAAVVVSVLYPHYLSRMIFVPLVLYALYGTFQGLKRKR; encoded by the coding sequence ATGATAAGAAAGTCGGTTCCCAATATATTCACGGTGCTGAATCTATTTATGGGAATTATTGCAATCATCCTAGTCTTCAGTGACACTCCGGTTTTTACGAAGCTGGATAACGCGAACCTGGCGTCCATTATGGTCATTGTGGCGATGCTGATGGACGGCATTGACGGCCGGGTGGCCCGGGCGCTCAATGTCCAAAGCGAGTTCGGAAAAGAGCTTGATTCGTTATCGGATGTCGTTTCCTTCGGGGTTGCGCCCGCGTTTATCATGTACAACGTCGCCTTTATGGAATTGAATCCGGCTACGGCATGGATCACCACCGCCATTTTTCCTATATGCGGAGCACTTCGTTTGGCCCGCTTTAATGTGATTGAAGGCATCCCGGGTTACTTTATTGGGCTTCCGATCCCGGCAGCGGGAGGAATCCTTTGCACGCTGGCCCTGTTTCATCAGGAAATCAACGCTTACGTTCTGGTCATCAGCTCGCTTCTGCTTTCTTACCTCATGATCAGCCGGGTCAAATACCCGAGCTTCAAGAAAGTAGCGCTTCCCAAATATGCTTATGCGATCGCCCTGGCCATCGTCGTGGCTGCTGTTGTGGTATCCGTCCTTTATCCTCATTACTTATCACGCATGATTTTCGTGCCTCTCGTCCTCTATGCTTTGTACGGAACTTTTCAGGGACTCAAACGAAAACGCTAA
- the ispD gene encoding 2-C-methyl-D-erythritol 4-phosphate cytidylyltransferase — MGKLGVVIVAAGKGSRMRTAESKQYLPLGGKPILVHTLETWNRLEEVDSIVLVVGENDLSRCQAYIEQYGLVKVRQVIMGGEERQASVHAGLRTFSEDYEWVMVHDGVRPFVRPEQVRACLRQAMESGGAVLAVPVKDTIKVADSDGWIQSTPDRRSLWAIQTPQAFRLSSLKQAYEQAEKEGFLGTDDAMLAERIGLKVRVVEGSYENIKITTPEDLPWAEDLMRRSRERDNR, encoded by the coding sequence ATGGGAAAACTGGGTGTGGTCATCGTTGCGGCCGGCAAAGGGTCGCGGATGCGTACCGCGGAGAGCAAGCAGTATTTGCCGCTTGGCGGCAAGCCGATTCTGGTCCATACGCTGGAGACCTGGAACCGGCTCGAGGAAGTCGATTCCATCGTCCTGGTGGTGGGGGAGAACGACTTGTCCCGCTGCCAGGCTTACATAGAGCAGTACGGTCTCGTAAAGGTACGCCAGGTGATCATGGGCGGAGAAGAGAGACAAGCCTCCGTTCATGCCGGGCTCCGGACTTTTTCGGAGGATTACGAATGGGTCATGGTGCATGACGGCGTCCGGCCCTTCGTCCGCCCGGAGCAGGTTCGGGCGTGCCTCCGGCAGGCCATGGAGAGCGGGGGGGCCGTCCTGGCCGTCCCCGTGAAGGATACAATCAAAGTGGCGGATTCCGACGGTTGGATCCAATCGACGCCGGACCGGCGAAGCTTGTGGGCGATACAGACCCCGCAAGCTTTTCGTCTGTCTTCGCTTAAGCAGGCTTACGAGCAGGCGGAGAAGGAAGGCTTTCTGGGAACGGACGACGCCATGCTGGCGGAGCGGATCGGCCTTAAGGTGCGGGTCGTGGAAGGCAGCTACGAGAATATTAAAATAACGACGCCGGAGGACCTGCCGTGGGCGGAGGACCTGATGCGGAGAAGCAGGGAGAGAGACAATAGATGA
- a CDS encoding PIN/TRAM domain-containing protein, producing the protein MKKWIQGTAFAGGALLGYQWSLPLGGWLESLASALLGWEEIKGLTFWVTGLMGLLVMVGVNLFGEAVARGWRRGEESLTGVHVSDLLAGAAGGIVTLTISILLFPSMEKLSLNSPVLPAVITAVMGFVGFRLGYTRKDEFLAFLANQGSKDSNGDHPLFEEHKILDTSVIIDGRIADICKTGFIEGTLVIPEFVLEELQHIADSSDLLKRNRGRRGLDILNKIQKELEVKVLIYEGDFEEISEVDSKLVRLAKVLRGKVITNDFNLNKVCELQGVSVLNINDLANAVKPVVLPGEEIVVQIIKDGKEHGQGVAYLDDGTMIVVEGGREYIGSTMEVMVTSVLQTSAGRMIFAKPKLLEKAQ; encoded by the coding sequence ATGAAAAAATGGATACAGGGAACCGCATTTGCAGGGGGAGCTCTGCTCGGGTATCAATGGAGCCTGCCCCTTGGCGGGTGGCTCGAAAGCCTGGCTTCCGCTCTTTTAGGATGGGAGGAAATCAAAGGATTGACCTTCTGGGTAACGGGACTTATGGGGCTTCTAGTCATGGTGGGGGTTAACCTGTTCGGCGAAGCGGTGGCAAGAGGATGGCGCAGAGGAGAGGAGAGTCTGACCGGGGTCCATGTGTCGGACCTGCTGGCCGGAGCAGCCGGGGGAATCGTCACGCTGACCATCTCCATCCTGCTCTTCCCTTCGATGGAGAAGCTTAGCTTGAACAGCCCGGTTCTACCCGCTGTCATCACGGCCGTTATGGGCTTTGTGGGCTTCCGCCTCGGCTACACGAGGAAGGATGAATTTTTGGCTTTCCTGGCCAATCAAGGGTCCAAGGATAGCAACGGGGACCATCCCCTTTTTGAGGAGCATAAAATTCTGGACACGAGCGTGATCATTGACGGCCGCATCGCCGATATTTGCAAAACCGGATTCATTGAAGGAACCCTTGTCATTCCCGAATTCGTACTTGAGGAGCTGCAGCATATCGCCGATTCGTCGGATCTGCTGAAACGCAACCGCGGACGCCGCGGCCTCGACATCCTAAACAAAATCCAGAAGGAGCTGGAGGTCAAGGTCCTCATCTACGAAGGAGATTTCGAAGAGATTTCCGAGGTGGACAGCAAGTTGGTGCGCTTGGCGAAGGTGCTAAGGGGCAAAGTGATCACGAACGATTTCAACCTTAACAAAGTATGTGAGCTTCAAGGGGTATCCGTGCTTAACATCAATGATCTCGCCAATGCGGTGAAGCCAGTCGTTCTTCCGGGGGAAGAAATTGTGGTGCAGATCATCAAAGACGGCAAGGAGCATGGACAGGGGGTCGCGTATCTCGATGACGGCACCATGATCGTCGTGGAGGGCGGACGGGAATATATCGGTTCGACCATGGAAGTGATGGTGACGAGCGTGCTGCAGACGTCAGCCGGCCGGATGATCTTCGCAAAGCCGAAATTGTTGGAAAAAGCCCAGTAA
- a CDS encoding protein arginine kinase yields the protein MTLDRFVKEALSDWMRQDGPDSDIVISSRIRIARNLRSHPFPMLATNQQSEEVLEKASAVLANDDFNSISHFSFAPLSDLNELEKRVLVEKHLISPNLANESRNGAVILSDNESVSIMINEEDHIRIQCLYSGLQIKEAWDLANQIDDIFEQDLDYAFDEKRGYLTSCPTNVGTGIRASVMIHLPALVITQQINRILSAITQVGLAVRGLYGEGSEATGNLFQISNQITLGQSEEEIIDNLYSVVRQIIEHERAARAKLVAESRARLTDRVKRSYGILSYAVILDSKEAAQRLSDVRLGIDLGMIPNLSAQTLNELLVMTQPGFLQQYAGKMLSAEERDLRRADMIRERFAHQ from the coding sequence ATGACCTTAGACCGTTTTGTAAAAGAAGCTCTAAGCGATTGGATGAGACAAGACGGACCGGACTCGGATATTGTGATCAGCAGCCGGATCCGCATAGCCCGTAACTTGCGTTCCCATCCGTTTCCGATGTTGGCCACGAACCAGCAGTCTGAAGAAGTCTTGGAAAAGGCCTCGGCTGTTTTGGCGAACGACGATTTTAATTCCATTAGCCATTTCTCCTTCGCTCCGTTGTCTGATTTGAATGAACTGGAGAAACGGGTGCTGGTGGAGAAGCATTTGATTAGTCCGAATTTGGCCAATGAATCCCGGAACGGAGCGGTTATTCTTAGCGATAACGAATCCGTCAGCATCATGATTAATGAAGAAGACCATATCCGGATTCAATGCCTGTATTCCGGCCTTCAAATCAAAGAGGCTTGGGATCTGGCGAACCAGATTGACGATATTTTCGAGCAGGACTTGGATTATGCCTTTGATGAGAAGAGAGGGTACCTGACGAGCTGTCCCACGAATGTGGGAACCGGGATCCGCGCCTCCGTCATGATTCACCTGCCGGCGCTGGTCATCACCCAGCAGATCAACCGGATTCTGTCGGCCATCACCCAAGTCGGTCTTGCCGTTCGGGGGCTATACGGAGAAGGCAGCGAGGCAACAGGTAACCTGTTTCAGATTTCCAACCAGATTACCCTCGGCCAGTCGGAAGAGGAGATCATCGATAATCTTTACAGCGTGGTGCGGCAGATCATCGAGCATGAGCGTGCCGCCCGTGCCAAGCTGGTGGCCGAATCGAGGGCGAGGCTGACCGACCGGGTCAAACGATCCTACGGCATCCTGTCCTACGCCGTCATTCTGGACTCCAAAGAAGCGGCACAGCGCTTATCCGATGTCCGTCTGGGAATCGATCTGGGCATGATTCCGAACCTTTCGGCCCAGACCTTGAACGAGCTGCTCGTGATGACGCAGCCGGGATTTTTGCAGCAGTATGCCGGGAAAATGCTGTCGGCGGAGGAGCGAGATCTTCGCCGAGCGGATATGATCCGTGAGCGTTTCGCCCATCAATAA
- the clpC gene encoding ATP-dependent protease ATP-binding subunit ClpC, with translation MMFGRFTERAQKVLALAQEEAVRLGHNNIGTEHILLGLIREGEGIAAKALIALGLGLEKIQDEVESLIGRGQEQPTNIAYTPRAKKVIELSMDEARKLGHTYVGTEHILLGLIREGEGVAARVLNNLGISLNKARQQVLQLLGSSETVSSNHGSPANVNTPTLDGLARDLTAFAKEGNLDPVIGRSKEIERVIQVLSRRTKNNPVLIGEPGVGKTAIAEGLAQKIINNEIPETLRDKRVMTLDMGSVVAGTKYRGEFEDRLKKIMDEIRQAGNIILFIDELHTLIGAGGAEGAIDASNILKPALARGELQCIGATTLDEYRKYIEKDAALERRFQPITVDQPTVEEAIQILHGLRDRYEAHHRVKITDDAIEAAVKLSDRYITDRFLPDKAIDLIDEAGSKVRLHSYTVPPTLKEMETKLENVRKEKDAAVQSQEFEKAAALRDTEQKMREELEQTKNEWKEKQGRTDSEVTPEDIAQVVASWTGIPVVKLAEEETERLLKMESILHERVIGQDEAVRAVSRAIRRARAGLKDVKRPMGSFIFLGPTGVGKTELARALAESLFGDENAVIRIDMSEYMEKHSTSRLVGAPPGYVGYEEGGQLTEKVRRKPYSVVLLDEIEKAHPEVFNILLQVLEDGRLTDSKGRTVDFRNTLIIMTSNVGAEMIKKNSSLGFTAGNDAGRDYTNMKDKVMGELKKSFRPEFLNRIDEIIVFHSLEEEHIARIVSLMASDLRKRLKEQEVDFELTDAAMSYLAKEGFDPAYGARPLRRAIQKHIEDRLSEELLKGNIAKGDSLTIDLKDGELEVVRNA, from the coding sequence ATGATGTTTGGCAGATTTACGGAACGCGCGCAAAAGGTCCTTGCCCTGGCGCAGGAAGAGGCAGTACGTTTGGGCCATAACAATATCGGCACAGAGCATATTTTACTTGGACTTATCCGCGAAGGGGAAGGCATTGCCGCCAAGGCGCTGATCGCGCTTGGACTCGGCCTGGAGAAGATCCAGGATGAAGTGGAATCTCTCATCGGCCGGGGGCAGGAGCAGCCTACCAACATCGCTTATACCCCGCGTGCAAAGAAAGTAATCGAGCTGTCCATGGATGAAGCCCGGAAGTTGGGGCATACGTACGTAGGAACCGAGCACATCCTGCTTGGCCTGATTCGCGAAGGTGAAGGGGTAGCGGCCCGTGTTCTCAACAACCTGGGCATCTCCCTGAACAAGGCCCGTCAACAGGTGCTTCAGCTGCTGGGCAGCAGCGAGACGGTGTCCTCCAATCATGGCAGCCCGGCGAACGTTAACACGCCTACTCTGGACGGTTTGGCCCGTGACTTGACGGCCTTCGCGAAGGAAGGCAATCTCGATCCGGTCATCGGCCGCAGCAAAGAAATCGAGCGCGTTATTCAAGTACTGAGCCGCCGGACCAAGAACAATCCGGTTCTCATAGGGGAGCCTGGGGTCGGGAAAACGGCCATTGCCGAAGGCCTGGCCCAGAAGATCATCAACAATGAAATTCCGGAAACTTTGCGGGATAAGAGGGTTATGACCCTCGACATGGGCTCCGTTGTAGCCGGAACGAAGTACCGCGGTGAATTCGAAGACCGTTTGAAGAAGATCATGGATGAGATCCGCCAAGCGGGGAACATCATTCTCTTCATTGACGAGCTTCACACGCTGATCGGTGCAGGCGGAGCGGAAGGCGCCATTGACGCCTCCAACATTCTGAAGCCGGCACTGGCCCGCGGCGAGCTGCAGTGCATCGGGGCAACAACCTTGGACGAATACCGCAAGTACATTGAGAAGGACGCCGCTCTGGAGCGCCGCTTCCAGCCGATTACGGTCGACCAGCCGACGGTGGAAGAGGCCATTCAGATTCTTCACGGGCTTCGTGACCGTTATGAAGCTCATCACCGCGTCAAAATTACAGACGATGCCATCGAAGCAGCCGTAAAATTGTCCGACCGCTACATTACGGACCGCTTCCTTCCGGATAAAGCGATCGACCTGATCGACGAAGCCGGCTCCAAGGTTCGCCTGCATTCGTACACCGTTCCTCCAACTTTGAAGGAGATGGAGACGAAGCTGGAGAACGTGCGCAAGGAGAAGGACGCCGCGGTTCAAAGCCAGGAGTTCGAGAAAGCGGCCGCCCTGCGCGATACCGAGCAAAAAATGCGCGAAGAGCTGGAGCAGACGAAGAACGAGTGGAAAGAAAAGCAAGGCCGCACCGATTCGGAAGTAACGCCGGAGGATATTGCTCAAGTGGTGGCCAGCTGGACCGGCATCCCGGTTGTGAAGCTTGCCGAAGAGGAAACCGAACGTCTGCTCAAAATGGAATCTATCCTTCATGAGCGGGTCATCGGCCAGGACGAAGCGGTACGTGCCGTTAGCCGTGCCATCCGCCGCGCCCGCGCCGGTCTGAAGGATGTCAAGCGTCCGATGGGCTCCTTCATCTTCCTGGGCCCGACGGGTGTCGGTAAAACCGAGCTCGCCCGCGCTCTGGCGGAGTCCCTCTTCGGTGACGAGAATGCGGTTATCCGCATAGACATGTCGGAATACATGGAGAAGCATTCTACCTCGCGTCTGGTCGGGGCGCCTCCGGGATATGTTGGCTATGAGGAAGGCGGCCAGCTGACCGAGAAGGTCCGCCGCAAGCCGTATTCCGTTGTCCTGCTCGATGAAATCGAGAAGGCTCACCCGGAAGTGTTCAACATTCTTCTGCAGGTGCTCGAAGACGGCCGCCTGACCGATTCCAAAGGCCGCACGGTAGACTTCCGCAACACGCTGATCATCATGACCTCGAACGTAGGGGCCGAAATGATCAAGAAGAATTCGTCTCTCGGCTTTACGGCCGGAAACGATGCGGGACGCGACTATACCAACATGAAGGATAAAGTGATGGGCGAGCTCAAGAAGAGCTTCCGTCCGGAATTCCTTAACCGGATTGATGAGATCATCGTGTTCCACTCCCTCGAGGAAGAGCACATTGCCCGTATCGTATCGCTTATGGCGAGCGATCTGCGCAAGCGTCTGAAGGAGCAGGAGGTCGACTTCGAACTGACCGACGCGGCAATGTCTTACCTCGCCAAGGAAGGCTTCGACCCGGCTTACGGGGCAAGGCCGCTGCGCCGCGCCATTCAGAAGCATATCGAAGACCGGCTTTCCGAAGAGCTGCTGAAAGGGAACATCGCCAAAGGAGATTCCTTGACGATCGATCTGAAGGACGGAGAGCTGGAAGTCGTACGCAACGCCTAA